One genomic region from Terriglobales bacterium encodes:
- a CDS encoding DNA polymerase Y family protein: MPFAAIYIPDFPVEAILRAEPELRERAVAVVEGTPPLVRVAAVNERAAQAGVEPGMTKLQAEERLAALDSKASGDSKLRKKKEEASALAGEGSPGFRPREGVLRQAQDRLGATPTGTVRQRSAEREAAAHAALLDCACGFSPRVEDTASDTVVLDLAGLERIFGVPAKIARDLARRCSEMGLETNVAVASNADTAVLACRGLAGVTVITEGKEAERLGELGIEILVTSNEEHGLGGERAPTSVEILETLERWGVRNLRALAALPEVALAERLGQEGLQLQKLARGETQRALVIAEPPLVFEEAAELEYPVDLLEPLAFLLNRMLEQLCARLSARALATNEIRLRMNLEWERDCRIDELPNCGIENESDSTIRKSDNSSMVERTLRLPVPMLDAKVFLKLMQLDLQAHPPQAPVMKVWLRAEPAEPRRAQSGLFVPQAPEAEKLEVTMARIRKVVGEGKEQNPCRLPMDDRRLSNRPEQNRELTMDNQQCGSETRVGSAEILDTHRVDGWRMKPFAAGDVRANRTREGAYATTASPMTALRLFRPALAAVVTMKDGQPAHVASPERPAMRGEVVWCAGPWRSSGEWWTEQAWSRQEWDVAVRNEAGVAVYRIYHDEVEGKWRVEGSYD, from the coding sequence ATGCCGTTTGCTGCGATTTACATTCCGGATTTTCCCGTGGAGGCGATCCTGCGCGCCGAACCGGAGCTGCGCGAGCGGGCAGTCGCAGTAGTGGAGGGCACGCCGCCGCTGGTGCGGGTGGCGGCAGTCAATGAGCGGGCGGCGCAGGCGGGAGTGGAGCCGGGAATGACCAAGCTGCAGGCGGAAGAAAGGCTTGCCGCGTTGGATAGCAAGGCAAGCGGCGATTCGAAGTTGCGCAAGAAAAAAGAGGAAGCATCTGCGCTCGCGGGCGAGGGCAGTCCCGGTTTTCGCCCACGCGAGGGCGTCCTTCGACAAGCTCAGGACAGGCTGGGTGCCACACCCACCGGCACGGTGCGGCAGCGGTCGGCGGAACGGGAGGCGGCGGCGCATGCGGCGTTGCTGGACTGCGCTTGCGGATTTTCGCCGCGAGTGGAAGACACGGCGTCCGACACGGTGGTGCTCGACCTGGCGGGCCTGGAGCGGATTTTCGGTGTCCCGGCAAAGATCGCGCGCGACCTGGCTCGGCGCTGCTCCGAGATGGGGTTGGAGACGAATGTGGCGGTGGCGTCGAATGCGGACACGGCGGTGCTGGCCTGCCGCGGGCTGGCGGGCGTGACGGTGATCACGGAAGGCAAGGAGGCGGAGAGGCTGGGAGAGCTGGGAATCGAGATCCTGGTGACGTCGAATGAGGAACACGGGCTCGGGGGCGAGCGCGCGCCAACGTCGGTCGAAATTCTGGAAACGCTGGAGAGGTGGGGAGTGCGCAACCTGCGGGCACTGGCGGCGCTGCCGGAGGTCGCGCTGGCGGAACGCCTGGGGCAGGAAGGCCTGCAGTTGCAGAAGCTGGCACGCGGCGAAACGCAGCGCGCGCTGGTGATCGCCGAGCCGCCGCTGGTGTTTGAAGAGGCGGCGGAGCTGGAGTACCCGGTGGACCTGCTGGAGCCGCTCGCATTCCTGTTGAACCGGATGCTGGAGCAGTTGTGCGCGCGGCTGTCGGCGCGGGCGCTGGCGACGAACGAGATCCGACTTCGCATGAACTTGGAATGGGAGCGGGATTGTCGAATTGACGAATTGCCGAATTGCGGAATTGAAAACGAAAGCGATTCCACAATTCGTAAATCCGACAATTCGTCAATGGTTGAGCGCACGTTGCGCCTGCCGGTGCCGATGCTGGATGCGAAAGTGTTCCTGAAACTCATGCAACTGGACCTGCAAGCGCATCCGCCGCAAGCGCCGGTGATGAAGGTCTGGTTGCGAGCGGAGCCGGCAGAGCCACGGAGGGCGCAGAGCGGGCTGTTCGTGCCGCAGGCGCCGGAGGCGGAGAAACTTGAAGTCACGATGGCAAGGATCAGGAAAGTAGTCGGCGAGGGAAAAGAGCAAAACCCTTGCCGATTGCCGATGGACGATCGCCGATTGTCCAACCGCCCTGAACAAAATCGAGAATTGACAATGGACAATCAGCAATGCGGTTCAGAAACACGGGTTGGGTCGGCGGAGATTTTGGATACACATCGGGTGGACGGATGGCGCATGAAACCATTTGCCGCGGGCGACGTGCGCGCGAACCGCACACGCGAAGGCGCGTATGCCACAACCGCTTCTCCGATGACCGCGCTCCGCCTCTTTCGGCCGGCGCTGGCGGCGGTGGTGACGATGAAAGACGGGCAACCGGCCCATGTCGCCTCACCGGAGCGGCCGGCGATGCGTGGCGAAGTGGTGTGGTGTGCGGGACCGTGGCGATCCTCCGGCGAGTGGTGGACGGAGCAGGCGTGGTCGCGGCAGGAGTGGGATGTGGCGGTGCGCAACGAGGCGGGAGTTGCGGTGTACCGGATTTATCACGATGAGGTGGAGGGGAAGTGGCGGGTGGAGGGAAGCTATGACTGA